In Arthrobacter sp. SLBN-112, a genomic segment contains:
- the rplR gene encoding 50S ribosomal protein L18 — translation MAIAINKKRTNKSKAAARSRRQLRIRKRIAGTAARPRLVVNRSARHVFVQVVDDSIGQTVASASTLEADLRAFDGDKTAKAKRVGELVAERAKAAGVEAVVFDRGGNKYHGRIAAVADGAREGGLSL, via the coding sequence ATGGCCATCGCCATTAACAAGAAGCGTACGAACAAGAGCAAGGCTGCTGCACGCAGCCGTCGCCAGCTTCGTATCCGCAAGCGCATTGCCGGCACGGCTGCCCGCCCCCGTTTGGTGGTCAACCGCTCCGCACGCCACGTATTTGTCCAGGTTGTCGATGACAGCATTGGCCAGACCGTAGCAAGCGCGTCCACTCTGGAAGCTGACCTTCGTGCATTCGACGGTGACAAGACTGCCAAGGCCAAGCGCGTCGGCGAGCTCGTTGCCGAACGTGCCAAGGCTGCCGGCGTCGAGGCTGTCGTTTTCGACCGTGGTGGTAACAAGTACCACGGCCGGATCGCTGCCGTCGCCGACGGTGCACGCGAAGGTGGGCTGTCACTGTGA
- a CDS encoding ABC transporter substrate-binding protein, producing the protein MALHLDRRHFLGLAGATASAAALAACGGPSTTGGGQATSQAADIDFNGVKPAAKIDFWSSHPGQSQDVEKSLIDKFHAQNPDITVNLVTAGANYEEIAQKFQTAQAAKSGLPGVVVLSDVWWFRYYTNGSIIPVDSLTKQLDMKMDDFQQSLVDDYKYDGKQWALPYGRSTPLFYYNKDHFAAAGLPDRAPKTWDEFGEWAPKLKASSGAQYAYIYPALAGYAGWTLQNMLWGWGGGWSKEWDITCDSAESVAALQWAQDSIYKDKWAGVSSKEAADDFSAGLTSTTISSTGSLLGILKSAKFNVGVGFLPGGPKAQSNVCPTGGAGLGIPSGITKEEQLAAGTFLKFVTQPESTAEFSAATGYMPIRKSADMAAVLAKTPQIKTAMDQLAVTKVQDNARVFLPGADQEMAKAAAKILTQQGDVKSSMTDLKSTLQGIYDRDVKPKLKA; encoded by the coding sequence ATGGCATTGCATCTGGACCGGAGGCATTTCCTGGGCCTGGCAGGGGCCACCGCCTCCGCAGCCGCCCTGGCAGCATGCGGCGGACCCTCAACCACTGGTGGCGGCCAGGCCACGTCCCAAGCGGCCGACATCGACTTCAACGGAGTGAAGCCCGCGGCCAAGATCGACTTCTGGTCCAGCCACCCTGGCCAGTCCCAGGACGTGGAAAAGAGCTTGATCGACAAATTCCACGCCCAGAACCCGGACATCACGGTCAACCTGGTAACGGCCGGCGCCAACTACGAGGAAATCGCCCAGAAGTTCCAGACAGCCCAGGCGGCCAAGTCGGGCCTCCCGGGCGTCGTGGTCCTGTCCGATGTCTGGTGGTTCCGCTACTACACCAACGGCAGCATCATCCCCGTGGACAGCCTCACCAAGCAGCTGGACATGAAGATGGACGATTTCCAGCAGTCCCTGGTGGATGACTACAAATACGACGGCAAGCAGTGGGCGCTCCCTTACGGCCGCTCAACGCCGCTGTTCTACTACAACAAGGATCACTTCGCCGCGGCCGGCCTGCCCGACCGCGCACCCAAGACCTGGGACGAGTTCGGTGAATGGGCACCCAAGCTCAAGGCGAGCTCCGGCGCCCAGTACGCCTACATCTACCCGGCCCTGGCCGGCTACGCTGGGTGGACGCTGCAGAACATGCTGTGGGGCTGGGGCGGCGGCTGGTCCAAGGAATGGGACATCACATGCGACTCCGCCGAATCCGTGGCGGCGCTGCAGTGGGCCCAGGATTCGATCTACAAGGACAAGTGGGCAGGCGTTTCGTCCAAGGAAGCCGCTGACGATTTCTCGGCCGGGCTGACCTCCACCACCATCTCCTCCACGGGCTCCCTGCTGGGGATCCTGAAGTCCGCCAAGTTCAATGTCGGCGTTGGCTTCCTGCCTGGAGGTCCGAAAGCGCAGTCCAACGTATGCCCCACCGGCGGCGCAGGCCTGGGCATCCCGAGCGGAATCACCAAAGAAGAACAGCTTGCCGCGGGTACGTTCCTGAAGTTCGTCACGCAGCCGGAAAGCACTGCGGAGTTCTCGGCCGCCACCGGCTACATGCCCATCCGCAAATCGGCCGACATGGCGGCTGTCCTCGCCAAGACACCGCAGATCAAGACGGCGATGGACCAGCTGGCCGTGACCAAGGTCCAGGACAACGCCAGGGTGTTCCTGCCGGGCGCAGACCAGGAGATGGCCAAGGCTGCCGCGAAGATCCTCACCCAGCAGGGCGACGTCAAGTCCTCCATGACGGACCTGAAGAGCACCCTGCAGGGCATCTACGACCGGGACGTCAAGCCCAAACTGAAGGCATAG
- the map gene encoding type I methionyl aminopeptidase, whose protein sequence is MAFGQPRIEYKNNAQMRTMHEAGLVLSRALDAAVAAAVPGVTTKHLDDVFAAILNEAGAKSNFLGYHGFPATICTSVNEEVVHGIPGSRVLQDSDIISIDGGAIVNGWHSDSARTVIVGTVDPEDQRLSDVTQAAMWRGIAALATGSHVGDVGAAIDDYVSSVPGKPLGILEDYVGHGIGSEMHMAPDVLNYRTNHRGPKIKPGLCLAIEPMLVRGSIDTAVLDDDWTVVTTDGKRSCQWEHSVAVHEKGIWVLSAPDGGAEQLVPLGVTPVPIP, encoded by the coding sequence ATGGCCTTCGGCCAACCCCGCATCGAATACAAGAACAACGCCCAGATGCGCACCATGCACGAGGCCGGACTGGTCCTCAGCCGCGCGCTGGACGCCGCCGTCGCCGCCGCGGTGCCGGGGGTCACCACCAAGCACCTGGACGACGTCTTCGCGGCAATCCTCAACGAAGCAGGCGCGAAGTCCAACTTCCTGGGCTACCACGGCTTCCCGGCCACCATCTGCACCTCTGTCAACGAGGAGGTGGTCCACGGCATCCCGGGCAGCCGTGTCCTGCAGGACAGCGACATCATTTCCATCGACGGCGGGGCGATCGTTAACGGCTGGCACTCTGATTCCGCCCGGACCGTGATCGTGGGAACCGTGGACCCTGAGGACCAGCGGCTCTCCGACGTCACCCAGGCGGCCATGTGGCGGGGCATTGCGGCACTGGCCACGGGCAGCCACGTGGGCGATGTCGGCGCCGCCATCGACGATTACGTCTCCTCCGTACCCGGCAAGCCCCTGGGCATCCTGGAGGACTACGTGGGCCATGGCATCGGCTCAGAGATGCACATGGCACCTGACGTGCTGAACTACCGCACCAACCACCGCGGCCCCAAGATCAAGCCGGGCCTGTGCCTTGCCATCGAACCCATGCTGGTCCGCGGCAGCATCGACACCGCGGTGCTGGACGACGACTGGACCGTGGTCACCACCGACGGCAAGCGGTCCTGCCAGTGGGAGCATTCGGTTGCGGTGCATGAGAAGGGCATCTGGGTGCTGTCAGCTCCCGACGGCGGCGCGGAGCAGCTGGTGCCCCTCGGCGTCACGCCCGTCCCCATCCCTTAA
- the rplX gene encoding 50S ribosomal protein L24: MAAKIKKGDLVQVITGAKAERGGDRGKQGKVLRVFTDTNRVLVEGINRVTKHTRVGQSQRGTKTGGIEVVEAPIHISNVALVDPSTKKPTRVGFRLDTVEKNGVNKTVRIRVSKSTGKDI; the protein is encoded by the coding sequence ATGGCTGCAAAGATCAAGAAGGGTGACCTGGTTCAGGTCATCACTGGCGCCAAGGCTGAGCGCGGCGGCGACCGCGGCAAGCAGGGCAAGGTTCTGCGCGTATTCACCGACACCAACCGCGTGCTGGTTGAGGGTATCAACCGCGTCACCAAGCACACCCGGGTTGGACAGTCGCAGCGCGGCACCAAGACCGGCGGCATCGAGGTCGTAGAGGCCCCGATCCACATTTCCAACGTGGCCCTGGTTGACCCGTCGACCAAGAAGCCGACCCGCGTGGGCTTCCGCCTCGACACGGTGGAGAAGAACGGCGTCAACAAGACCGTCCGCATCCGCGTGTCCAAGAGCACCGGGAAGGACATCTAA
- the rpsE gene encoding 30S ribosomal protein S5, whose protein sequence is MSADQKAPEAAAAETTAPAAEDRRGGARRGERGDRGQGRGDRGGRGGRDGGREAEKNQFVERVVTINRVSKVVKGGRRFSFTALVVVGDGNGMVGVGYGKAKEVPAAIAKGVEEAKKSFFRVPRVGSTIPHRVQGEAAAGVVMLRPASAGTGVIAGGPVRAVLECVGIHDILSKSLGSSNAINIVHATVDALKRLEEPASVAARRGLPLDEVAPPALVKALLAPKAGA, encoded by the coding sequence GTGTCTGCAGATCAGAAGGCGCCCGAAGCCGCAGCTGCTGAGACCACTGCCCCCGCTGCCGAGGACCGCCGTGGTGGCGCCCGTCGGGGCGAGCGTGGAGACCGTGGCCAGGGCCGCGGCGACCGCGGTGGCCGTGGTGGCCGCGACGGTGGCCGTGAAGCCGAAAAGAACCAGTTCGTAGAGCGCGTTGTCACCATCAACCGCGTTTCCAAGGTCGTCAAGGGTGGTCGTCGCTTCAGCTTCACCGCTCTGGTGGTCGTTGGTGACGGGAACGGCATGGTCGGCGTCGGCTACGGCAAGGCCAAGGAAGTTCCCGCTGCTATCGCCAAGGGCGTTGAAGAGGCCAAGAAGTCCTTCTTCCGCGTTCCCCGCGTCGGCAGCACCATCCCGCACCGCGTTCAGGGTGAAGCCGCTGCCGGCGTCGTAATGCTGCGTCCGGCTTCCGCCGGTACCGGTGTTATCGCCGGTGGTCCGGTCCGTGCAGTATTGGAGTGCGTGGGTATCCACGACATCCTCTCCAAGTCGCTCGGTTCCTCCAACGCCATCAACATCGTCCACGCGACCGTTGATGCCCTGAAGCGCCTCGAAGAGCCGGCATCCGTGGCAGCACGCCGCGGCCTGCCGCTGGACGAGGTTGCCCCGCCGGCACTGGTGAAGGCCCTTCTCGCACCGAAGGCAGGTGCCTAG
- the rplP gene encoding 50S ribosomal protein L16 — protein sequence MLIPRRVKHRKQHHPGRSGAATGGTEVSFGEWGIQALSPAYVTNRQIESARIAMTRHIKRGGKVWINIYPDRPLTKKPAETRMGSGKGSPEWWVANVKPGRVLFELSGVNEEVAREALRLAIHKLPLKARIVRREGGE from the coding sequence ATGCTTATCCCACGTCGAGTCAAGCACCGTAAGCAGCACCACCCGGGTCGTTCCGGCGCTGCCACGGGCGGCACCGAGGTCTCGTTCGGTGAGTGGGGTATCCAGGCTCTGAGCCCGGCATACGTCACCAACCGTCAGATCGAATCTGCCCGTATCGCGATGACCCGCCACATCAAGCGTGGCGGTAAGGTCTGGATCAACATCTACCCGGACCGTCCCCTGACCAAGAAGCCGGCCGAAACCCGCATGGGTTCCGGTAAGGGTTCACCGGAATGGTGGGTCGCCAACGTCAAGCCGGGTCGGGTTCTGTTCGAACTCTCCGGTGTCAATGAAGAGGTAGCTCGCGAGGCCCTGCGCCTGGCAATCCACAAGCTGCCGTTGAAGGCACGCATTGTGCGTCGCGAAGGTGGTGAGTAG
- the rpsQ gene encoding 30S ribosomal protein S17 produces MSEKDENVTETATAAKAGERGYRKTRRGYVVSDKMEKTIVVEVEDRVKHALYGKVIRRTSKVKAHDEENTAGIGDLVVIAETRPLSATKNWRLVEILEKAK; encoded by the coding sequence GTGAGTGAAAAGGACGAGAACGTGACGGAAACTGCTACCGCCGCCAAGGCTGGGGAGCGCGGTTACCGCAAGACGCGTCGCGGCTACGTGGTCTCCGACAAGATGGAAAAGACCATCGTTGTCGAGGTTGAGGACCGCGTAAAGCACGCCCTGTACGGCAAGGTTATCCGCCGTACCTCCAAGGTCAAGGCACACGACGAAGAGAACACCGCCGGCATCGGCGACCTCGTTGTCATCGCCGAGACCCGTCCGCTGTCCGCCACCAAGAACTGGCGGCTCGTGGAAATCCTCGAGAAGGCCAAGTAG
- the rplE gene encoding 50S ribosomal protein L5 → MRPSTTPATKIVPRLKTKYAESIKTALQDEFKYSNVNQVPRLVKVVVNMGVGDAAKDSKLIDGAVRDLTQITGQKPQVTKARKSIAQFKLREGMPIGAHATLRGDRMWEFVDRLVSLALPRIRDFRGLSGKQFDGNGNYTFGLTEQVMFHEIDQDKIDRVRGMDITVVTTAKTDDEGRALLKALGFPFKTEA, encoded by the coding sequence CTGAGACCATCGACGACTCCGGCAACGAAGATCGTTCCCCGTCTGAAGACCAAGTACGCCGAATCCATCAAGACTGCGCTCCAGGATGAATTCAAGTACTCGAACGTGAACCAGGTACCCCGTCTGGTGAAGGTTGTTGTGAACATGGGTGTTGGAGATGCCGCCAAGGACTCCAAGCTGATCGACGGCGCTGTCCGCGACCTCACCCAGATCACCGGCCAGAAGCCGCAGGTTACCAAGGCCCGCAAGTCGATCGCACAGTTCAAGCTGCGCGAAGGCATGCCCATCGGTGCACACGCAACCCTGCGTGGCGACCGTATGTGGGAATTCGTGGACCGCCTGGTTAGCCTCGCACTGCCCCGTATCCGCGACTTCCGCGGCCTCAGCGGCAAGCAGTTCGATGGCAACGGCAACTACACCTTCGGTCTGACCGAGCAGGTTATGTTCCACGAAATCGACCAGGACAAGATCGACCGCGTCCGCGGTATGGACATCACGGTTGTCACCACTGCGAAGACCGATGACGAAGGCCGTGCGCTGCTCAAGGCGCTTGGTTTCCCGTTCAAAACCGAAGCTTAA
- the rplF gene encoding 50S ribosomal protein L6 yields the protein MSRIGRLPITVPAGVEVKVDGSVVSVKGSKGELTHTVASPIEVALDENTLTVSRPNDERASRSLHGLTRTLIANMIQGVTAGYEKKLEIVGTGYRVQAKGSDLEFALGYSHPVSVSAPAGITFAVEGPTKLSVSGINKQQVGEVAANIRKLRKPDPYKGKGIRYAGEVIRRKVGKAGK from the coding sequence ATGTCACGTATTGGACGTCTCCCCATCACCGTTCCTGCCGGCGTTGAGGTCAAGGTTGACGGCTCTGTCGTCAGCGTCAAGGGTTCCAAGGGGGAACTGACCCACACTGTGGCCAGCCCCATCGAGGTTGCCCTGGACGAGAACACCCTGACCGTTTCCCGCCCGAACGATGAGCGCGCCTCCCGTTCGCTCCACGGCCTGACCCGCACCCTGATCGCCAACATGATCCAGGGTGTCACCGCAGGCTACGAGAAGAAGCTTGAAATCGTTGGTACCGGTTACCGCGTTCAGGCCAAGGGATCAGACCTTGAGTTCGCTCTCGGCTACAGCCACCCGGTCAGCGTTTCCGCTCCGGCTGGCATCACCTTTGCAGTAGAGGGTCCGACCAAGCTCTCTGTCTCAGGCATCAACAAGCAGCAGGTCGGCGAAGTTGCTGCCAACATTCGCAAGCTGCGCAAGCCTGACCCGTACAAGGGCAAGGGCATTCGTTACGCCGGCGAAGTCATCCGCCGCAAGGTCGGAAAGGCTGGTAAGTAA
- the rpsH gene encoding 30S ribosomal protein S8: MTMTDPVADMLTRLRNANSAYHDSVTMPYSKLKARVADILKAEGFIAGWKEEDAEVGKKLTLELKFGPNRERSIAGVRRISKPGLRVYAKSTNLPHVLGGLGIAILSTSSGLLTDKQAGKKGVGGEVLAYVW, from the coding sequence ATGACAATGACAGATCCTGTCGCAGATATGCTTACGCGCCTGCGTAACGCAAACTCGGCTTACCACGACTCCGTGACTATGCCGTACAGCAAGCTCAAGGCACGCGTTGCCGACATCCTCAAGGCCGAAGGTTTCATCGCCGGCTGGAAGGAAGAGGACGCTGAGGTTGGCAAGAAGCTGACCCTCGAACTCAAGTTCGGTCCGAACCGCGAGCGTTCCATCGCCGGTGTACGCCGGATCTCCAAGCCGGGTCTCCGCGTTTACGCGAAGTCCACCAACCTGCCGCACGTGCTCGGTGGCCTGGGTATCGCAATCCTGTCCACCTCTTCCGGCCTCCTGACTGACAAGCAGGCCGGCAAGAAGGGCGTGGGCGGCGAAGTCCTCGCGTACGTCTGGTAA
- the rpmD gene encoding 50S ribosomal protein L30, whose product MAKNLVPSDAQLEITQIKSAIGGKQNQRDTLRSLGLKRIGHTVVRTADAVTVGMINTVPHLVKVEEAK is encoded by the coding sequence ATGGCTAAGAACCTGGTCCCCTCCGACGCTCAGTTGGAGATCACTCAGATCAAGTCCGCCATTGGCGGCAAGCAGAACCAGCGCGATACCCTGCGGTCCCTCGGCCTGAAGCGGATCGGGCACACCGTTGTCCGCACCGCCGACGCCGTGACCGTCGGGATGATCAACACGGTTCCGCACCTGGTAAAGGTAGAGGAGGCGAAGTAA
- the rpsC gene encoding 30S ribosomal protein S3, whose protein sequence is MGQKVNPHGFRLGITTDHVSHWFADSTKAGQRYKDFVREDIRIRQLMSTGMERAGIAKVEIERTRDRVRVDIHTARPGIVIGRRGAEADRIRGELEKLTGKQVQLNILEVKNPEMEAQLVAQGVAEQLTSRVAFRRAMKKAMQSAQRAGAKGIRIACSGRLGGAEMSRSEFYREGRVPLHTLRANIDYGFYEAKTTFGRIGVKVWIYKGDVTAKELAAQAASAPSRGNRGERPGRPGGADRGDRRRRNDRPAADAAPAAEAPAAEAAPAAAEGGQA, encoded by the coding sequence GTGGGACAGAAAGTAAACCCGCACGGGTTCCGACTCGGCATCACCACCGATCACGTATCGCACTGGTTCGCTGACAGCACCAAGGCCGGCCAGCGGTACAAGGACTTCGTTCGCGAAGACATCCGTATCCGCCAGCTCATGTCCACGGGCATGGAGCGCGCCGGTATCGCCAAGGTTGAGATCGAGCGCACCCGTGACCGCGTCCGCGTGGACATCCACACGGCACGTCCCGGCATCGTCATCGGCCGCCGTGGAGCAGAAGCAGACCGCATCCGCGGCGAGCTCGAAAAGCTCACCGGCAAGCAGGTTCAGCTGAACATCCTCGAGGTCAAGAACCCCGAGATGGAAGCCCAGCTTGTGGCCCAGGGCGTTGCAGAGCAGCTGACTTCCCGCGTGGCCTTCCGCCGCGCGATGAAGAAGGCCATGCAGTCCGCACAGCGTGCAGGTGCCAAGGGCATCCGCATTGCCTGCTCGGGCCGTCTTGGTGGCGCTGAAATGTCCCGCTCGGAGTTCTACCGCGAAGGCCGTGTGCCCCTGCACACCCTCCGTGCGAACATCGACTACGGCTTCTACGAAGCCAAGACCACCTTCGGCCGCATCGGCGTGAAGGTCTGGATCTACAAGGGCGACGTCACTGCCAAGGAACTGGCCGCCCAGGCTGCTTCGGCACCGTCCCGCGGCAACCGTGGCGAGCGTCCCGGCCGTCCGGGTGGCGCCGACCGCGGTGACCGCCGTCGTCGCAACGACCGCCCGGCCGCTGACGCAGCTCCTGCTGCCGAAGCTCCGGCAGCTGAAGCTGCACCTGCAGCAGCAGAAGGAGGACAGGCTTAA
- a CDS encoding adenylate kinase, producing MLIIGPPGSGKGTQAERISERLGVVAISTGDIFRANVKGETPLGIEAKKYMDNGDFVPDSVTNKMVRDRLGESDVENGFLLDGYPRTTAQVDYLDEILADGDEKLDVVLQLTADDEELVHRLLGRAKETGRSDDNEAVIRHRLDLYHEQTEAVVAKYAERGILTQVDGIGPIDEVTDRVMQAIKAAQAA from the coding sequence ATGCTGATTATTGGACCTCCCGGTTCCGGAAAAGGAACGCAGGCGGAGCGGATTTCAGAACGCCTCGGCGTTGTGGCCATCTCCACCGGCGACATTTTCCGTGCCAACGTGAAGGGCGAAACCCCGCTCGGCATCGAGGCCAAGAAGTACATGGACAACGGTGACTTCGTTCCGGACAGCGTGACCAACAAGATGGTCCGCGACCGCCTGGGCGAGTCCGACGTCGAAAACGGCTTCCTGCTGGACGGCTACCCGCGCACCACCGCGCAGGTGGACTACCTTGACGAGATCCTCGCCGACGGCGACGAGAAGCTCGACGTGGTGCTGCAGTTGACGGCCGACGACGAAGAGCTGGTGCACCGTCTCCTGGGCCGGGCCAAGGAGACGGGCCGGAGCGACGACAATGAAGCCGTCATCCGCCACCGCCTTGATCTTTACCACGAGCAGACGGAAGCCGTAGTGGCGAAGTACGCCGAGCGCGGCATCCTGACCCAGGTGGACGGGATCGGTCCCATCGACGAAGTAACCGACCGCGTGATGCAGGCCATCAAGGCCGCACAGGCAGCCTGA
- the rplO gene encoding 50S ribosomal protein L15: MAENTADKAQAAEKQNALKVHHLRPAPGAKTAKTRVGRGEASKGKTAGRGTKGTAARYQVKAGFAGGQLPLHMRLPKLRGFKNPFRVEFQVVNLDKLNELFPEGGAVTVENLVEKGAVRKNQPVKVLGTGDITVKVDITAHAFSASAAEKIAAAGGSTTAL; encoded by the coding sequence ATGGCAGAGAACACTGCTGATAAGGCACAGGCTGCTGAGAAGCAGAACGCCCTGAAGGTTCACCACCTGCGTCCCGCTCCGGGTGCCAAGACCGCCAAGACCCGTGTTGGTCGTGGTGAGGCATCCAAGGGTAAGACCGCCGGCCGCGGTACCAAGGGTACGGCTGCCCGCTACCAGGTGAAGGCTGGCTTTGCCGGCGGCCAGTTGCCGCTGCACATGCGCCTGCCGAAGCTGCGCGGCTTCAAGAACCCGTTCCGGGTTGAGTTCCAGGTTGTAAACCTGGACAAGCTCAACGAGCTGTTCCCGGAAGGTGGCGCAGTCACCGTGGAGAACCTGGTCGAAAAGGGTGCCGTTCGCAAGAACCAGCCCGTCAAGGTGCTGGGCACCGGCGACATCACCGTCAAGGTTGACATCACCGCCCACGCATTCTCGGCCAGCGCCGCTGAAAAGATTGCCGCAGCAGGCGGAAGCACCACCGCCCTCTAA
- the rplN gene encoding 50S ribosomal protein L14 — translation MIQQESRLKVADNTGAKEILTIRVLGGSGRRYAGIGDVIVATVKDAIPGGNVKKGDVVKAVIVRTKKERRRADGSYIKFDENAAVILKNDGDPRGTRIFGPVGRELRDKKFMKIVSLAPEVL, via the coding sequence GTGATTCAGCAGGAGTCGCGACTCAAGGTCGCCGACAACACGGGTGCTAAGGAAATCCTTACCATTCGCGTTCTCGGTGGATCCGGCCGTCGCTACGCAGGCATCGGTGACGTCATCGTCGCCACCGTCAAGGATGCAATCCCGGGCGGCAACGTAAAGAAGGGCGATGTGGTCAAGGCCGTCATCGTCCGTACCAAGAAGGAACGCCGCCGTGCGGACGGTTCCTACATCAAGTTTGACGAGAACGCAGCTGTGATCCTGAAGAACGACGGTGACCCCCGCGGCACCCGTATCTTCGGACCGGTTGGTCGTGAACTGCGTGACAAGAAGTTCATGAAGATCGTTTCTCTGGCTCCGGAGGTGCTCTAG
- the secY gene encoding preprotein translocase subunit SecY: protein MLSAFGRAFRTPDLRRKLLFTLGIITIFRLGAFIPSPGVNYQNVQQCLHNGQTAGGLYQLVNLFSGGALLQVSIFALGIMPYITASIIVQLLRVVIPRFQELYDEGASGQSKLTQYTRYLTIALGLLNATTLVSLARSGQLLPGCQLPIIPDTSIITTILIIITLTAGTGLIMWMGELVTEKGVGNGMSLLIFTSIAAQFPTSLGAIWTSQGPGTFFLVLVVGLLTVALVVFVEQSQRRVPVQYAKRMIGRRTVGGTSTYIPIKVNMAGVIPVIFASSMLYIPGLIAQFNQPKNGEQLQPWVEWINNNLTRGDHPIYMVVYFLLIVFFTYFYVAITFNPEEVSDNMKKYGGFIPGIRAGRPTADYLQYVLSRITLPGALYLGFVALIPLVALVLINANQNFPFGGTSILIMVGVGLETVKQIDAQLQQRHYEGLLR, encoded by the coding sequence TTGCTTAGCGCATTTGGCCGGGCCTTTCGCACGCCTGATCTGCGGCGCAAGTTGTTGTTCACGCTGGGAATCATCACCATCTTCCGCTTGGGTGCTTTCATTCCCTCGCCAGGTGTGAACTACCAGAATGTCCAGCAATGCTTGCATAACGGTCAGACTGCCGGCGGGCTGTACCAGCTCGTCAACCTCTTCAGCGGCGGCGCGTTGCTCCAGGTGTCCATCTTCGCCTTGGGCATCATGCCGTACATCACGGCCAGCATCATCGTTCAGCTCCTCCGGGTGGTCATTCCCCGGTTCCAGGAGCTTTACGACGAGGGCGCGTCAGGCCAGTCCAAGCTGACCCAGTACACCCGCTACCTCACCATTGCCCTGGGCTTGCTCAACGCCACCACCCTGGTGTCCCTGGCCCGTTCCGGCCAGCTGCTGCCAGGCTGCCAGCTCCCCATAATCCCGGATACAAGCATCATCACCACCATCCTGATCATCATCACGCTCACGGCCGGCACCGGCCTGATCATGTGGATGGGCGAGCTTGTCACCGAAAAGGGTGTGGGTAATGGCATGTCGCTGCTGATCTTCACCTCCATCGCAGCGCAGTTCCCCACCTCGCTCGGAGCGATCTGGACCTCCCAGGGACCGGGGACCTTCTTCCTCGTCCTGGTGGTGGGCCTGCTGACGGTCGCGCTGGTGGTCTTCGTGGAACAGTCACAGCGGCGCGTCCCGGTCCAGTACGCCAAGCGTATGATCGGCCGGCGCACGGTGGGTGGCACCAGCACCTACATCCCCATCAAGGTGAACATGGCCGGCGTCATTCCGGTGATCTTCGCTTCCTCCATGCTCTACATTCCCGGGCTGATTGCGCAGTTCAACCAGCCCAAGAACGGCGAGCAGCTCCAGCCGTGGGTTGAATGGATCAACAACAACCTGACCCGCGGTGACCACCCGATCTACATGGTGGTCTATTTCCTGCTGATCGTGTTCTTCACCTACTTCTACGTCGCGATTACCTTCAACCCTGAAGAAGTCTCAGACAACATGAAGAAGTACGGCGGCTTCATTCCAGGTATCCGCGCCGGCCGGCCGACCGCGGACTACCTGCAGTACGTGCTCTCGCGGATCACCCTGCCCGGCGCCCTCTACCTGGGCTTCGTGGCACTGATTCCGCTGGTGGCACTGGTGCTGATCAACGCAAACCAGAACTTCCCGTTCGGTGGCACCTCGATCCTGATCATGGTGGGCGTTGGCCTGGAGACCGTCAAGCAGATTGATGCGCAGCTACAACAACGTCACTACGAAGGGCTTTTGCGATGA
- the rpmC gene encoding 50S ribosomal protein L29, with translation MAVGSKDLAPAQLDGFDNERLVEELRKAKEELFNLRFQSATGQLENHGRLRAVKKDIARIYTVLRERELGIRAEVAAPVVEAKEEKKSKKAATKKAEKAETVETEEDAK, from the coding sequence ATGGCAGTAGGATCCAAGGATCTGGCTCCCGCACAGCTGGACGGTTTCGACAACGAGCGTCTCGTTGAAGAACTCCGCAAGGCCAAGGAAGAGCTGTTCAACCTGCGTTTCCAGTCCGCCACCGGACAGCTGGAGAACCACGGTCGCCTGCGTGCAGTAAAGAAGGACATTGCCCGCATCTACACCGTTCTCCGCGAACGCGAGCTGGGCATTCGTGCCGAGGTTGCCGCACCGGTTGTGGAAGCCAAGGAAGAAAAGAAGTCCAAGAAGGCTGCAACCAAGAAGGCCGAAAAGGCTGAAACGGTTGAGACCGAGGAGGATGCCAAGTGA